From the Carya illinoinensis cultivar Pawnee chromosome 4, C.illinoinensisPawnee_v1, whole genome shotgun sequence genome, one window contains:
- the LOC122307044 gene encoding 12-oxophytodienoate reductase 2-like, with protein sequence MAAKAPTIPLLTPYKLGKFNLSHRVVLAPMARNRCYGYVPQPHAILYYSQRTSKGGLLITEATIVSDTSLGFPESPGIWTTEQVDAWKPIVDAVHAKGGIFFCQIVHVGRVSNPAPISSTDKPLTPQIPSNGTDVPQFAPPRRLRSDEIPGIVNEFRLAARNAIAAGFDGVEIHGAHGFLIDQFMKDQVNDRTDQYGGSLENRCRFALEIVEAVANEIGAERVGIRLSPFADYLESGDSNPKELGLYMAESLNKYGILYCHMVEPRMNGVLEKPNTSDSLLPMRKAFKGSFIVAGGYDREEGNNAIIENRTDLVAYGRLFLANPDLPRRFELDVLINKYNRETFYTSDPVIGYTDYPFLEDSA encoded by the exons ATGGCTGCTAAAGCTCCCACCATTCCTCTTCTCACTCCTTACAAATTGGGGAAGTTCAATCTATCCCATAG AGTAGTTTTGGCGCCAATGGCCAGAAACAGATGTTACGGCTATGTTCCTCAGCCACATGCCATCTTGTACTATTCTCAAAGAACCTCCAAAGGTGGCCTTCTAATTACTGAAGCCACCATAGTTTCCGACACTTCTCTGGG GTTTCCGGAATCACCAGGCATATGGACAACAGAGCAAGTTGATGCATGGAAACCCATCGTAGATGCTGTTCATGCAAAAGGGGGGATCTTTTTTTGTCAAATTGTGCATGTTGGGAGGGTTTCAAATCCAG CTCCAATTTCTTCAACTGACAAACCTTTGACCCCACAAATTCCATCTAATGGAACTGATGTTCCACAGTTCGCTCCTCCAAGGCGGCTGCGGTCAGATGAAATCCCTGGAATTGTCAATGAATTTAGGCTTGCAGCAAGGAATGCTATTGCGGCTG GTTTTGATGGAGTTGAGATCCATGGAGCTCATGGTTTCCTAATCGACCAGTTTATGAAAGATCAAGTGAATGATCGAACGGACCAATATGGTGGATCCCTTGAAAATCGTTGCCGATTTGCTCTTGAAATAGTTGAAGCTGTTGCCAATGAGATAGGAGCTGAAAGGGTTGGAATAAGGCTATCTCCTTTTGCAGACTATTTGGAATCTGGAGACTCGAATCCAAAAGAACTGGGACTTTACATGGCTGAGTCTTTAAACAAATATGGGATTCTCTATTGTCACATGGTTGAGCCAAGAATGAATGGAGTTTTGGAAAAACCTAATACTTCCGACAGTCTTCTACCCATGAGAAAGGCTTTTAAGGGTAGTTTTATTGTTGCTGGGGGTTATGATAGGGAAGAAGGAAATAATGCCATCATAGAAAACCGTACAGATCTTGTTGCTTACGGTCGTCTATTTTTAGCCAATCCAGATTTGCCTAGAAGGTTTGAGCTCGATGTTCTTATCAATAAGTACAACAGAGAAACATTCTACACCTCTGATCCTGTTATTGGTTATACCGACTATCCATTTCTTGAAGATTCTGCTTAG
- the LOC122307976 gene encoding 12-oxophytodienoate reductase 2-like, producing the protein MTAKTPTIPLLTPYKLGKFDLSHRVVLAPMARNRCYGYVPQPHAILYYSQRTSKGGLLITEATAVSDTSLGFPELPGIWTTEQVEAWKPIVDAVHAKGGIFFCQILHVGRVSNQAPISSTDKPLTPQMINNGTDVPREFATPRRLRTDEIPGIVNEFRLAARNAIAAGFDGVEIHGAHGFLIDQFMKDQVNDRTDQYGGSLENRCRFALEIVEAVANEIGAERVGIRLSPFTDYMESRDSNPKELGLYMAESLNKYGILYCHMVEPRMNGVWEKPNTSDSLLPMRKAFKGSFLVAGGYDREEGNNAIIENRTDLVAYGRQFLANPDLPRKFELDVPFNKYNRKTFYTFNSVIGYTDYPFLEDSA; encoded by the exons ATGACTGCTAAAACTCCCACCATTCCTCTTCTCACTCCTTACAAATTGGGGAAGTTCGATCTATCCCATAG AGTAGTTTTGGCGCCAATGGCCAGAAACAGATGTTACGGCTATGTTCCTCAGCCACATGCCATCTTGTACTATTCTCAAAGAACCTCCAAAGGTGGCCTTCTAATTACTGAAGCCACCGCAGTTTCCGACACTTCTCTGGG GTTTCCGGAATTACCAGGCATATGGACAACAGAGCAAGTTGAAGCATGGAAACCCATCGTAGATGCTGTTCATGCAAAAGGGGGGATCtttttttgtcaaattttgCATGTTGGGAGGGTTTCAAATCAAG CTCCAATCTCTTCAACTGACAAACCTTTGACCCCACAAATGATAAATAATGGAACTGATGTTCCACGTGAGTTCGCTACTCCAAGGCGGCTACGGACAGATGAAATCCCTGGAATTGTCAATGAATTTAGGCTTGCAGCAAGGAATGCTATTGCAGCTG GTTTTGATGGAGTTGAGATCCATGGAGCTCATGGTTTCCTAATCGACCAGTTTATGAAAGATCAAGTGAATGATCGAACGGACCAATATGGTGGATCCCTTGAAAATCGTTGCCGATTTGCTCTTGAAATTGTTGAAGCTGTCGCCAATGAGATAGGAGCTGAAAGGGTTGGAATAAGGCTATCTCCTTTTACAGACTATATGGAATCTAGAGACTCGAATCCAAAAGAATTGGGACTTTACATGGCTGAGTCCTTAAACAAATATGGGATTCTCTATTGCCACATGGTTGAGCCAAGAATGAATGGAGTTTGGGAAAAACCTAACACTTCCGACAGTCTTCTACCCATGAGAAAGGCTTTTAAGGGTAGTTTTCTTGTTGCTGGAGGTTATGATAGAGAAGAAGGAAATAACGCCATCATAGAAAACCGCACAGATCTTGTTGCTTACGGTCGTCAATTTTTAGCCAATCCAGATTTACCTAGAAAGTTTGAGCTCGATGTTCCTTTCAATAAGTACAACAGAAAAACATTCTACACCTTCAATTCTGTTATTGGTTACACTGACTATCCATTTCTTGAAGATTCTGCTTAG
- the LOC122306116 gene encoding 12-oxophytodienoate reductase 2-like: protein MAAKIPTVPLLTPYKLGKFDLSHRVVLAPLTRQRSYGNVPQPHAILYYAQRTSKGGLLIAEATGVSDTAQGYPDTPGIWTREQIEAWKPIVDAVHAKGGIFFCQIWHVGRVSNQGFQPNGQAPISSTDKPFTPQIRSTGIDVAQFTPPRRLRTDEIPGIVNDFRLAARNAIAAGFDGVEIHGAHGYLIDQFMKDHVNDRTDQYGGSLENHCRFALEIVDAVANEIGAERVGIRLSPFADYMESGDSNPKALGLYMAESLNKYGILYCHMVEPRMNGVLEKPNTSDSLLPMRKAFKGCFLVAGGYDREEGNNAIIENRADLVAYGRPFLANPDLPRRFELDVPLNKYNRETFYTSDPVVGYTDYPFLEDSA from the exons ATGGCTGCTAAAATTCCCACAGTTCCTCTGCTCACTCCTTACAAATTGGGGAAGTTCGATCTATCCCATAG AGTGGTTTTGGCGCCATTGACCAGACAGAGATCTTATGGTAATGTTCCTCAGCCACATGCTATACTGTACTATGCTCAAAGAACCTCCAAAGGCGGTCTTCTGATAGCTGAAGCCACTGGAGTTTCAGACACTGCTCAGGG GTATCCAGACACACCTGGCATATGGACAAGAGAGCAAATTGAAGCATGGAAACCCATTGTAGATGCTGTTCATGCAAAAGGTGGAATCTTCTTTTGTCAAATTTGGCATGTTGGGAGGGTTTCAAATCAAG GTTTTCAACCAAATGGACAAGCTCCAATTTCTTCAACTGACAAACCTTTCACCCCACAAATTCGATCTACTGGTATTGATGTTGCACAGTTCACTCCTCCTAGGCGGCTAAGGACAGATGAAATCCCTGGAATTGTCAATGATTTTAGGCTTGCGGCAAGGAATGCTATTGCAGCTG GTTTTGATGGAGTTGAGATCCATGGAGCTCATGGTTACCTAATTGATCAGTTTATGAAAGATCACGTGAATGATCGAACGGACCAATATGGTGGATCCCTTGAAAATCATTGCCGATTTGCACTTGAAATAGTTGATGCTGTTGCTAATGAGATAGGAGCAGAAAGGGTTGGAATAAGGCTATCTCCTTTTGCAGATTATATGGAATCTGGAGACTCAAATCCAAAAGCATTGGGCCTTTACATGGCTGAGTCCTTAAACAAATATGGGATTCTCTATTGTCACATGGTTGAGCCAAGAATGAATGGAGTTTTGGAAAAACCTAACACTTCCGACAGTCTTCTACCCATGAGAAAGGCTTTTAAGGGTTGTTTTCTTGTTGCTGGGGGTTATGATAGGGAAGAAGGAAATAATGCCATCATAGAAAACCGCGCAGATCTTGTTGCTTACGGTCGTCCATTTTTAGCCAATCCAGATTTGCCTAGAAGGTTTGAGCTTGATGTTCCTCTCAATAAGTACAACAGAGAAACATTCTACACCTCCGATCCTGTTGTTGGTTACACTGACTATCCATTTCTTGAAGATTCTGCTTAG